In Symbiobacterium terraclitae, the genomic stretch GACTGGAAAAGGAGAAAGGCGCATGTCGCAGGTCGAGCGAGTTCTCGGGATGATCGCCGAGCAGGGGATCCAGATGATTGATGTGAAGTTCGTCGATGTGCCCGGAATGCTGCACCACCTCACCATTCCGGCCGCAGTCATCGACGCCGAGCAGCTGACCGGCGGCTTCGCCTTCGACGGTTCGTCGATCCGCGGCTTCCGCGGGATCGCGGAGTCCGACATGGTGCTGCTGCCCGATCTGAACACGGCCGTCTACGACCCCTTTGTGGAGGGGCCGACCCTCTCACTCTTCGTCGACGTGAAGGAGCCGGGGCTGAAGGAGTACAGCCGCGACCCGCGGGGCGTCGCCCGCCGGGCCGAGCGCTACCTGCGGGAGACCGGCATCGCGGACGTCTCCTACTGGGGTCCCGAGCTGGAGTTCTTCATCTTCGACAGCGTCCGGTTCCAGACCGGCCCCGACGCCTCGTTCTACTACATCGAGTCCGGCGAGGCGCACTGGAACCTGGGCCGGGGCGACCTGCCCAACAACGGGTACAAGGTGAAATACCAGCAGGGGTACTTCCGGGCGCTGCCCATCGACGACCAGACCAACATCCGCACGGCCATGACGCAGCAGCTTCAGGCGATGGGCTTCGTCGTCGAGCGGCACCACCACGAGGTGGCCTCGGCCGGGCAGAACGAGATCAACTTCCGCTTCTCCACCCTGGTGGACGCCGCCGACAAGGCTGCCCTCTACAAATACGTGGTGAAGAACGTCGCCCGGTCGTACGGCAAGACCGTGACCTTCATGCCCAAGCCGCTCTACCGGAACTCCGGCTCGGGCATGCACACCAATCAGTCCCTGGCCAAGGACGGCGTGAACCTGTTCTACGACCCCAACGGCTACGCCAACCTGAGCAGGCTGGCCCTGTGGTACATCGGCGGCCTGCTGTACCACGCCCCGGCCCTCCTGGCCATCACCAACCCGACCACCAACTCGTACAAGCGGCTCGTGCCCGGCTACGAGGCGCCAGTGAACCTGGTCTTCTCCAAGGCCAACCGGTCTGCCGCGATCCGCATCCCGTCCAACTTCGCCACGCCCAAGACCACGCGCATCGAGTTCCGCACGCCGGACCCGATGGCCAACCCGTACCTGGCCTTTGCCGCCCAGCTGATGGCCGGCCTCGACGGCATCCGCCGCCGCATCGACCCCACCGAGGCGGGCTTCGGGCCCGTGGACGTCGACATCCACCACCTGCCGGCCGACGTGCTGGCGACGATGAAGACGGCGCCGGCCTCGCTGCGGGAGGCGGTGAACGCCCTGAAGGAGGATCACGAGTTCCTGCTGGAGGGCGGGGTGTTCACGAAGGACCTGATCGAGACCTTCATCGCCATGAAGGAAGACGAGATCCACGCGCTGGAGACGCGGCCGCAGCCGGTGGAGTTCGAGATGTACTTCGACCACTGAGAGGCAACGGAAAACCTTCCGTTCACTGGCACAGATTTTGCAACAGCGACCGCGAGGAAAGCGGGGCAGCCGGGGCGAATAGCCTGCACCAGAGCACTTTGCTGGAGGTGTCGGCGATGCGCCTCGGCTTCAACCTTCGTATGCAGCAGACGCAGCGGCTGGTCATGACCCCGGAGCTGCGCCAGGCCATCGCCGTGCTGCAGCAGCCGATTGCGGAGCTGAGCGAGGTCATCGCCGGCGAACTGCTCGACAACCCCTGCCTGGAGGCCGAGCCCAGGGAGGCGGCCGAGGGCGCCGTTCGCCCCGGTGAGACGGGGCAGCTGCTGGACTACCTGCGGCAGGGGGAAGACGGGGGCGCCGCCGCCCCGGAGCGGGAGGAGGAGCGCACCTTCGAGGCGGTCACCCCCGGGCTGCCCACGCTGGCGGAGCACCTGGACGGCCAGTTGGGCCTCATGCGGCTGGATGCCGGCCAGCGGCGCATCGCGCGGTTCCTGGTGGGATGCCTCGACGAGCACGGCTACCTGAGGACGCCGGTCGCGGAGATCGCGGCGCAACTCCGGGTATCCGCCCAGCAGGTGGAGGCGGCCCTGGAGATCATCCAGTCGCTGGATCCCCCGGGAGTGGGAGCCCGCTCGCTGGCGGAGTGCCTGCTGATCCAGTGGGCGGCGCGGGGAGGCACGAACCCGCTGGTGCCGCGGCTGATCACCGACCACCTGGACGACCTGGCGGCCGGGCGCATCCCGCGGATCGCCGAGCGGCTCGGCGTGAGCTGCGCCGAGGTGCAGGCCGCGGCCGACGCGGTCCGCACCCTCGACCCCAAGCCCGGGCGCCACTTCGGCCGTGCAGACGAGGCGCGGTACATCGTGCCGGACGTGGTGGTGGAGCGGGTCGGGGGGGAGTACGTCGTACTGGTCAACGAGGCGCCCCTGCCCCGGCTGCGGGTCTCGCAGCACTACCGGCGGCTGCTGGACGAGGCCGACGGTGCAACCCGCCGCTACCTGGAGGAGCGGGTGCAGTCGGCGCTCTGGCTGATCCGGTCCATCGAGCAGCGCCGGATGACGCTGCTGCGGGTGACCGAGGCCATCGTCCGGTTCCAGCGCCCCTTCTTCGACCGGGGCCCGCGCTACCTGCGCCCCCTCACCCTGCGCGAGGTGGCCGAGGAGGTGGGGGTGCACGAGTCGACCGTCAGCCGGGCGACCAGCCGCAAGTGGGCCCAGACGCCGCAGGGCACATTCGAGCTGAAGTACTTCTTCTCCAGCGGCGTTGAGACGGGGCGTGGCGATGCGGTGGCCGCCGAGGCCGTGAAGCGGCTTATCGCCGACCTGATCCGGCAGGAGGACCCCGCCGAGCCGCTCTCCGACCAGGCGCTGACGGACGCGCTGAGCGCCAGGGGGCTGCGGATCTCCCGCCGGACGGTGGCCAAGTACCGCGAGGAGATGGGCGTGCCCAACTCGGCGAGGCGCCGGCGGTACGTGTAGAAACAAGGCAGGGCTGCGCTTCCGCGTGGAAGTGCAGCCCATTCTTTTGAGGTCAGGACTCAGCCTTCAATCCGGGCGTGCGGACAGCGCTCCCGCAGGAGCTGCAGAAACTCGTCCCGGCGCTGCGGGGAGATGAGGGGACCGGCGCCCTTCCTGGTGCGGATCTCCAGCCGGTTGAGCGACAGCGCGGCGGAGGCGAGGGGGTTCCGGGTAGGCCGCACCCGCGTGATGGCGGAAAGCGGTGTGCGCCACGTCAGGAAGGCCGACCGGACAATCAGCTCGGTCTCGGTCACCGTGTAGCCCGTGGTCAGCCAGATCCAAACCGCAAGGGCGGTGACCATGACCATTGGCAGCTCGGCGGTGAGGAACCACGTCCACCACGGGATCGGCGCCTGGAGCTGCACGATCAGCATGGCCAGGCAGCCGCCGGGCAGAAGGCCCCAGATGAGCAGGGTGAGCCATGGGGCTCGTTCTGACGGAAAGTGCCGCATCACATCACCTCACACAGCGTTGCCGATCCCCAGGTCCACGTTGAACATCTCGCCCACCGTTCTGAGGAAGGCGCGGGCCGTGCCGCTCCAGATCTTGCCCCGGCGGTGAATCAGGATGTTCTGCCGCCGCAGGTTGGCACTGTTGGCCAGGGGCACGGCCACCACCTGCCCCAGGGCGATCTCGGCCTTCACCGTGGAGTGGGGCAGCAGCGTCAGGCCGAGCCCGCAGAGCACCATCCGCTTGGCCGCTTCAATGGAGTCAAGCTCCATTGTAATATGAGGGACGAAGCCCTGGCTGGCCCACCACTGCTCCACCAGCGCCCAGTAGCCCGAGGCCCGGTCGGTGGTGATGAACGACTCCTGCGTCAGTTCGTCCAGCGACACCTCCGGCCGGCTGGCCACCGGGTGGCCGGGCGGCACCACCAGCAGGATCGGCTCCTCCGAAAGCGGGTAGGTGACGATCTCGGCGTGGCTGGGCAACGGCGCGTGAACCAGCCCCACCTGCACGGTGTCGTCCAGCACGAGCTGCTGCACCTGGTGCGAGCGCCCGGTGTGCACCAGCACCTCCACCGCCGGGTGCAGCGCCTTGAAACGGGTGAGGATCTCGGGAAGCAGGTAGGCCGAGGTGGTGAGGGCGGACCCGACCGAGAGCGTGCCGCCGGTGGCGTTCTGCAGGCCGAGCACCGCCTGGCGGGCCCGCTTGATGTCCTGCAGCACGCGCTCCGCGTGGGGCAGCAGGGCCCGGCCGGCGTCGGTCAGGCGCACGCCGCGCGGGCGGCGCTCGAACAGTTGCTGTCCCAGTTCCTTTTCGAGGGCCTGTATGCGGGCGGTCACGGAAGGCTGGGTAAGGAAGAGCCGCTCCGCCGCCCGGTTGAAGCTGCCGGTCTTCGCAATCCACCAGAAGGCCTCCAGGCCCTGCACATCCATGGTCTCACTTGCCCCCCGGCTTGCTTTTCGCGCACAGACTCACTACTACCATACCATAAAAGGATTCTATTTGGGCTGCAAACAAAACCTATGTGCGAGACCGATGCCTCATCTCCCCCTCCAGGGGGCACGAATACTAGCCAGTGGAGCAGGGATTTTCCCGCCCACGTGGTAAATCTTTTGTAGAGACCTTTAACAAAGTACCCTGGCGCCGCCCGCGCAGGGGCGCCCGACATGAAAGGTGGACGAGTCGCATGCCGCTGATGACAGTACGTGACATCGATGTGAAGGGCAAGCGCGTGTTCGTACGGGTCGACTTCAACGTGCCGCTCGAGGACGGACGCATCACCGATGACACCCGCATCCGGGCGGCGGTGCCGACCATCCGGTACCTGGTGGAAGAAGGGGCGATCGCGGTGCTCGCCTCGCACCTGGGGCGCCCCAAGGGCAAGCGGAACGAGGCGTACTCCCTGGCCCCCTGTGCCCGCAGGCTGTCCGAGCTGCTGGGCCGGGAGGTCGTGTTCGCCCCCGACTGCGTCGGCGAAGAGGTGGAGCAGCTGGTGGCCCGGCAGCAGCCGGGGTCCGTGGTGCTGCTGGAGAACCTGCGGTTCTACGCCGAGGAGGAGAAGAACGACCCCGAGTTCGCCGCCAGGCTGGCCCGTCTGGGCGAGGTGTACGTCAACGACGCCTTCGGCACCGCCCACCGGGCCCACGCCTCCACCCGCGGCGTCGCCGAGCACATGGCGGTCCGGGTGGCCGGCTTCCTGATGCAGAAGGAGGTCGACATCATGGGCAAGGCCCTGTCGG encodes the following:
- the glnA gene encoding type I glutamate--ammonia ligase; this encodes MSQVERVLGMIAEQGIQMIDVKFVDVPGMLHHLTIPAAVIDAEQLTGGFAFDGSSIRGFRGIAESDMVLLPDLNTAVYDPFVEGPTLSLFVDVKEPGLKEYSRDPRGVARRAERYLRETGIADVSYWGPELEFFIFDSVRFQTGPDASFYYIESGEAHWNLGRGDLPNNGYKVKYQQGYFRALPIDDQTNIRTAMTQQLQAMGFVVERHHHEVASAGQNEINFRFSTLVDAADKAALYKYVVKNVARSYGKTVTFMPKPLYRNSGSGMHTNQSLAKDGVNLFYDPNGYANLSRLALWYIGGLLYHAPALLAITNPTTNSYKRLVPGYEAPVNLVFSKANRSAAIRIPSNFATPKTTRIEFRTPDPMANPYLAFAAQLMAGLDGIRRRIDPTEAGFGPVDVDIHHLPADVLATMKTAPASLREAVNALKEDHEFLLEGGVFTKDLIETFIAMKEDEIHALETRPQPVEFEMYFDH
- the rpoN gene encoding RNA polymerase factor sigma-54, which translates into the protein MRLGFNLRMQQTQRLVMTPELRQAIAVLQQPIAELSEVIAGELLDNPCLEAEPREAAEGAVRPGETGQLLDYLRQGEDGGAAAPEREEERTFEAVTPGLPTLAEHLDGQLGLMRLDAGQRRIARFLVGCLDEHGYLRTPVAEIAAQLRVSAQQVEAALEIIQSLDPPGVGARSLAECLLIQWAARGGTNPLVPRLITDHLDDLAAGRIPRIAERLGVSCAEVQAAADAVRTLDPKPGRHFGRADEARYIVPDVVVERVGGEYVVLVNEAPLPRLRVSQHYRRLLDEADGATRRYLEERVQSALWLIRSIEQRRMTLLRVTEAIVRFQRPFFDRGPRYLRPLTLREVAEEVGVHESTVSRATSRKWAQTPQGTFELKYFFSSGVETGRGDAVAAEAVKRLIADLIRQEDPAEPLSDQALTDALSARGLRISRRTVAKYREEMGVPNSARRRRYV
- a CDS encoding PH domain-containing protein, which codes for MRHFPSERAPWLTLLIWGLLPGGCLAMLIVQLQAPIPWWTWFLTAELPMVMVTALAVWIWLTTGYTVTETELIVRSAFLTWRTPLSAITRVRPTRNPLASAALSLNRLEIRTRKGAGPLISPQRRDEFLQLLRERCPHARIEG
- a CDS encoding LysR family transcriptional regulator, whose translation is MDVQGLEAFWWIAKTGSFNRAAERLFLTQPSVTARIQALEKELGQQLFERRPRGVRLTDAGRALLPHAERVLQDIKRARQAVLGLQNATGGTLSVGSALTTSAYLLPEILTRFKALHPAVEVLVHTGRSHQVQQLVLDDTVQVGLVHAPLPSHAEIVTYPLSEEPILLVVPPGHPVASRPEVSLDELTQESFITTDRASGYWALVEQWWASQGFVPHITMELDSIEAAKRMVLCGLGLTLLPHSTVKAEIALGQVVAVPLANSANLRRQNILIHRRGKIWSGTARAFLRTVGEMFNVDLGIGNAV